The Novosphingobium kaempferiae genome includes a window with the following:
- a CDS encoding M2 family metallopeptidase, giving the protein MKFASTALAALAAGLSFVAVPAHAEDYPVTAEGAAKFVADAEKDLFDFSLDNNRINWLNYTYINDDSDALAAKSNGEGTEKQVKYAVEAAKFAKVQGLDANVSRKLGILRQGIVLPAPSTAGAAAQLAEINTRMSSTYGKGKGTLDGKPINGSDIEAEMGNLQHTPAEFAEMWTSWHDNVGKPVKDDYAKMVGIANQGAKDLGFADVGAMWRSGYDMSPEQFAAETQRLWEETKPLYLALHTYVRRKLNEKYGDAVQPRTGPIRADLLGNMWAQEWGNIYPLVAPQGAGDLGYDIGDLLKAQNKTPIDMVKAGEGFYSSLGFDPLPGTFWTRSMIVKPADREVICHASAWDVDNKDDIRIKMCTKVNSEDFVTIHHELGHNYYQRAYNKQPFLYLNGANDGFHEAIGDFIALSITPQYLVQIGLLDKAKVPSADKDIGLLLRQAMDKVAFLPFGLLIDRYRWQIFDGTIQPAEYNKAWTKMRLDYQGITPPSARPDDAFDAGAKYHVPASTPYTRYFLARILQFQFYQAACKQAGWKGPLHRCSFYGDKKVGANLDRMLAMGQSKPWPEALKTFTGSPQMSAKPMLDYFAPLKKWLDAQNKGETQGW; this is encoded by the coding sequence ATGAAATTCGCGTCAACCGCACTGGCCGCGCTCGCCGCCGGGCTGTCCTTCGTCGCCGTGCCCGCGCACGCCGAGGACTATCCCGTCACCGCTGAGGGCGCGGCGAAGTTCGTCGCCGATGCCGAGAAGGATCTGTTCGACTTCTCGCTCGACAACAACCGGATCAACTGGCTCAACTACACCTACATCAACGACGACAGCGACGCGCTCGCCGCCAAGTCGAACGGCGAGGGTACCGAGAAGCAGGTGAAGTATGCGGTCGAGGCCGCGAAGTTCGCCAAGGTGCAGGGCCTCGACGCCAACGTGTCGCGCAAGCTGGGCATCCTGCGGCAGGGCATCGTGCTCCCCGCACCGAGCACGGCGGGCGCCGCCGCGCAGCTCGCCGAGATCAACACCCGCATGTCCTCCACCTATGGCAAGGGCAAGGGCACGCTCGACGGCAAGCCGATCAACGGCTCCGACATCGAGGCGGAGATGGGCAATCTCCAGCACACGCCCGCCGAATTCGCCGAGATGTGGACGAGCTGGCACGACAATGTCGGCAAGCCCGTCAAGGACGACTACGCGAAGATGGTCGGCATCGCCAACCAGGGCGCGAAGGATCTGGGCTTCGCCGACGTCGGCGCGATGTGGCGTTCCGGCTACGACATGAGCCCCGAGCAGTTCGCGGCGGAAACGCAGCGCCTCTGGGAAGAGACCAAGCCGCTCTACCTCGCGCTGCACACTTATGTGCGTCGCAAGCTGAACGAGAAGTACGGCGATGCCGTGCAGCCGCGCACCGGCCCGATCCGCGCCGACCTGCTCGGCAACATGTGGGCGCAGGAGTGGGGCAACATCTACCCGCTGGTGGCGCCGCAGGGTGCGGGCGATCTCGGCTACGACATCGGCGATCTGCTCAAGGCGCAGAACAAGACCCCGATCGACATGGTGAAGGCGGGCGAGGGCTTCTACTCCTCGCTGGGCTTCGATCCGCTGCCGGGCACGTTCTGGACCCGCTCGATGATCGTGAAGCCCGCCGACCGCGAGGTGATCTGCCACGCATCGGCATGGGACGTCGACAACAAGGACGACATCCGCATCAAGATGTGCACGAAGGTCAATTCCGAGGACTTCGTGACGATCCACCACGAACTCGGCCACAACTACTACCAGCGCGCCTACAACAAGCAGCCGTTCCTCTACCTCAACGGTGCGAACGACGGCTTCCACGAGGCGATCGGCGACTTCATCGCGCTGTCGATCACCCCGCAGTACCTTGTCCAGATCGGCCTGCTCGACAAGGCGAAGGTGCCCAGCGCCGACAAGGACATCGGCCTGCTGCTGCGTCAGGCGATGGACAAGGTGGCGTTCCTGCCGTTCGGCCTGCTGATCGACCGCTATCGCTGGCAGATCTTCGACGGCACCATCCAGCCCGCCGAATACAACAAGGCGTGGACCAAGATGCGCCTCGACTATCAGGGCATCACCCCGCCCTCGGCGCGTCCGGACGACGCCTTCGACGCGGGCGCGAAGTATCACGTTCCGGCGAGCACGCCTTACACGCGCTACTTCCTCGCGCGCATCCTGCAGTTCCAGTTCTATCAGGCGGCGTGCAAGCAGGCCGGCTGGAAGGGCCCGCTGCACCGTTGCAGCTTCTACGGCGACAAGAAGGTCGGCGCGAACCTCGACAGGATGCTGGCGATGGGCCAGTCGAAGCCCTGGCCCGAAGCGCTGAAGACCTTCACCGGCTCGCCGCAGATGAGCGCCAAGCCGATGCTGGACTACTTCGCGCCGCTCAAGAAGTGGCTCGACGCCCAGAACAAGGGCGAGACGCAGGGCTGGTGA
- a CDS encoding ABC-type transport auxiliary lipoprotein family protein: MRNIRLSHGLLSAAAALALSGCVSLGTKPPDELLKLTPEESAPAGATVSAQLTDAIFVMDPETDRGLDVLRVPVTVDAASVAYLKDALWVERPARQFRSLLAETLRARTGQMVVEGGDFETTGRTLLGGRLLQMGYDAQKQAVVVRFDAMRTDRGTGPVQTRRFEAVVNGVEAKAKPVGAALNQAANDVARQVADWVK; the protein is encoded by the coding sequence ATGCGCAACATCCGCCTGAGCCATGGCCTGCTCTCCGCCGCGGCCGCGCTGGCCCTGTCCGGCTGCGTCAGCCTTGGCACCAAGCCGCCGGACGAGCTGCTCAAGCTCACGCCCGAGGAAAGCGCGCCCGCCGGGGCGACTGTCAGCGCGCAGCTGACCGACGCCATCTTCGTGATGGACCCGGAAACCGACCGTGGGCTCGACGTGCTGCGCGTGCCGGTGACGGTCGATGCCGCCAGCGTCGCCTATCTCAAGGATGCGCTGTGGGTGGAGCGCCCCGCGCGCCAGTTCCGCTCGCTGCTGGCCGAGACGCTGCGTGCCCGCACCGGGCAGATGGTGGTCGAGGGCGGCGACTTCGAGACGACCGGCAGGACGCTGCTCGGCGGTCGCCTGCTGCAGATGGGCTATGATGCGCAGAAGCAGGCGGTCGTCGTGCGCTTCGATGCGATGCGCACCGATCGCGGCACCGGCCCGGTCCAGACCCGCCGCTTCGAGGCCGTGGTGAACGGCGTCGAGGCCAAGGCCAAGCCTGTCGGCGCGGCGCTCAACCAGGCGGCGAACGACGTGGCGCGGCAGGTTGCGGACTGGGTGAAGTAG
- a CDS encoding MlaD family protein gives METRANHVWVGVVTLVLLAALAAFVIWIARLGDGAKNEYDIFFKQSVDGLAKGSEVGYAGVPSGQVTQIELWPQDPSFVRVRVKVDQKVPITVGTTATIQGSFTGVSDIQLEGAVKGAPLLTDPGPEGVPVIPTKRGGFGELLSNAPLLMERLATLTENLNQLMSAENRKSITGILANTDKMTKDLSQATPQLRATMTDLQGALQQATRTLSAFEGVASKADSLLGDEGNSLAEQLRQTLASAQQSMDQLNKTMQHAQPALDQVSQQTLPAAESAIRDLRATSKALRSLTEKIDEQGAGALLKGQKLPDYKP, from the coding sequence ATGGAAACACGGGCCAATCACGTCTGGGTCGGGGTCGTCACGCTGGTGCTGCTGGCGGCGCTCGCGGCCTTCGTCATCTGGATCGCCCGCCTTGGCGACGGGGCGAAGAACGAATACGACATCTTCTTCAAGCAGTCGGTCGACGGGCTCGCGAAGGGGTCGGAGGTCGGCTACGCGGGCGTGCCTTCGGGGCAGGTCACGCAGATCGAGCTGTGGCCGCAGGATCCCAGCTTCGTGCGCGTGCGCGTGAAGGTTGACCAGAAGGTGCCGATCACCGTGGGCACCACCGCGACGATCCAGGGCAGCTTTACCGGCGTGTCCGACATCCAGCTCGAAGGCGCGGTCAAGGGCGCGCCGCTGTTGACCGATCCCGGCCCGGAAGGCGTCCCCGTCATCCCGACCAAGCGCGGCGGCTTCGGCGAACTGCTGTCCAACGCCCCGCTGCTGATGGAGCGGCTGGCGACGCTGACCGAGAACCTCAACCAGCTGATGAGCGCGGAAAACCGCAAGTCGATCACCGGCATCCTCGCGAATACCGACAAGATGACCAAGGATCTGTCGCAGGCGACGCCGCAGCTGCGCGCGACGATGACCGACCTGCAGGGCGCGCTCCAGCAGGCGACCCGCACGCTCAGCGCGTTCGAGGGCGTGGCAAGCAAGGCGGACAGCCTGCTCGGCGACGAAGGCAACTCGCTGGCCGAGCAACTGCGCCAGACGCTGGCCTCCGCGCAGCAGTCGATGGACCAGTTGAACAAGACGATGCAGCATGCGCAGCCCGCGCTTGATCAGGTGTCGCAGCAGACGCTGCCCGCCGCCGAAAGCGCGATCCGCGACCTGCGCGCCACCAGCAAGGCGCTGCGCAGCCTGACTGAGAAGATCGACGAGCAGGGCGCAGGCGCGCTGCTCAAGGGGCAGAAGCTGCCCGACTACAAGCCATGA
- a CDS encoding ABC transporter ATP-binding protein: protein MTDLSDDYQGEYPILVEGLRNSFGEHVIHENLDLKVRKGEILGVVGGSGTGKSVLMRSIIGLQQPTDGSITVLGHRMGEATEDEDIDLRSRWGVLFQGGALFSTLTVGENVEVPLKQFFPEITDDLRAEIGRFKVRLSGLPENAAFKYPSELSGGMKKRAGLARALALDPELLFLDEPTAGLDPIGAAAFDSLTRELKETLGLTVFLITHDLDTLYAICDRVAVLADKKVIAVGTIPELLALDHPWIQEYFNGPRGRAALAAKHDPAVAPEQDTAAAVDTSSPSDVDSNRSEA, encoded by the coding sequence ATGACGGACCTGTCCGACGACTATCAGGGCGAGTACCCGATCCTCGTCGAAGGGCTGCGCAACAGCTTCGGCGAGCATGTCATTCACGAGAACCTCGACCTCAAGGTCCGCAAGGGCGAGATCCTGGGCGTCGTCGGCGGATCGGGCACCGGCAAGTCGGTGCTGATGCGCTCGATCATCGGCCTCCAGCAGCCGACCGACGGCAGCATCACCGTGCTCGGCCACAGGATGGGCGAGGCGACCGAGGACGAGGACATCGACCTGCGCTCGCGCTGGGGCGTGCTGTTCCAGGGCGGCGCGCTGTTCTCCACGCTGACCGTGGGCGAGAACGTGGAAGTGCCGCTCAAGCAGTTCTTCCCCGAGATCACCGACGACCTGCGCGCTGAGATCGGCCGCTTCAAGGTACGCCTCTCCGGCCTGCCCGAGAACGCGGCGTTCAAGTATCCGAGCGAGCTTTCGGGCGGCATGAAGAAGCGCGCCGGCCTTGCTCGCGCGCTGGCGCTGGACCCGGAACTGCTGTTCCTCGACGAGCCGACCGCGGGCCTCGACCCGATCGGCGCCGCCGCGTTCGACAGCCTGACGCGCGAACTGAAGGAGACGCTGGGGCTCACCGTCTTCCTCATCACGCACGACCTCGACACGCTCTATGCCATCTGTGACCGGGTGGCGGTGCTGGCGGACAAGAAGGTCATCGCGGTGGGCACGATCCCGGAATTGCTCGCGCTCGACCATCCGTGGATACAGGAATACTTCAACGGCCCGCGCGGCCGTGCGGCTCTCGCCGCGAAACACGACCCGGCGGTTGCGCCGGAACAGGACACGGCAGCGGCCGTTGACACAAGCTCGCCGTCCGATGTGGATAGCAACAGGTCGGAGGCATAG
- a CDS encoding ABC transporter permease translates to MREWAEFTLSENDQGADHVLALKGALCVHSLGNLDAKLHKLSGNFTRVDMSGVTDIDTTGAWLVTYYANRRGLEITGESEQARRLFAAIGNMHEHECEPEPKLPFITRQIAELGDLMANWGHGIIKVLSFFGELVTALGAVLRRPSKLRGTALIFHMQYVGINSLWIIGLMSFLIGIVIAQQGAVQLAQFGAEFYTINLTGRLSMRELGILMTSIMVAGRSGSAFAAQIGTMKLTEEVDAMRTIGVSPVQALVVPRVLASMLMMPLLGFYSSVLAIIGGAVIGDLALDIPFWTFLQRTQEVVPITDVWIGLIKAPVFALIVALAGCYQGMQVTANAEEVGARTTQAVVTAIFTVIVLDAFFAIFFTKIGWA, encoded by the coding sequence ATGCGGGAATGGGCTGAATTCACCCTGTCGGAAAACGACCAAGGCGCCGACCATGTCCTGGCGCTGAAGGGGGCGCTGTGCGTTCACTCGCTGGGCAATCTCGACGCCAAGCTGCACAAGTTGAGCGGGAATTTCACCCGCGTCGACATGTCCGGCGTGACCGACATCGACACCACCGGCGCCTGGCTGGTGACGTACTACGCCAATCGGCGCGGGCTTGAGATCACCGGCGAGAGCGAGCAGGCCCGCCGCCTCTTCGCCGCCATCGGCAACATGCACGAACATGAGTGCGAGCCCGAACCCAAGCTGCCCTTCATCACCCGCCAGATCGCCGAACTGGGCGACCTGATGGCCAATTGGGGGCACGGCATCATCAAGGTGCTGTCCTTCTTCGGCGAACTTGTCACGGCGCTGGGCGCGGTCCTGCGTCGCCCATCCAAGCTGCGCGGCACGGCGCTGATCTTCCACATGCAGTATGTGGGCATCAATTCGCTGTGGATCATCGGGCTGATGAGCTTCCTCATCGGGATCGTCATCGCGCAGCAGGGCGCGGTGCAGCTCGCGCAGTTCGGCGCGGAGTTCTACACGATCAACCTCACCGGCCGCCTGTCCATGCGCGAACTGGGCATCCTGATGACCTCGATCATGGTCGCCGGGCGCTCCGGATCGGCCTTCGCGGCGCAGATCGGCACGATGAAGCTGACCGAGGAAGTCGACGCCATGCGCACCATCGGCGTCTCGCCGGTGCAGGCGCTCGTGGTGCCGCGCGTGCTGGCCTCGATGCTGATGATGCCGCTGCTGGGCTTCTACAGCTCGGTCCTCGCGATCATCGGCGGCGCGGTGATCGGCGACCTTGCGCTCGACATTCCGTTCTGGACCTTCCTCCAGCGCACGCAGGAAGTTGTGCCGATCACCGACGTGTGGATCGGCCTCATCAAGGCCCCGGTCTTCGCGCTGATCGTGGCGCTGGCGGGCTGCTATCAGGGCATGCAGGTGACGGCCAACGCCGAGGAAGTCGGCGCGCGCACCACGCAGGCGGTGGTCACGGCGATCTTCACCGTGATCGTGCTCGACGCCTTCTTCGCCATCTTCTTCACCAAGATCGGTTGGGCATGA
- a CDS encoding valine--tRNA ligase — MTDQIAEPALDKTFDPAGIEAKWYAHWEQNNLFRPERPDAQPFTIVNPPPNVTGSLHIGHALDNTLQDVVIRYERLRGKDALWVVGTDHAGIATQMVVERQMEAKQDKRTNYTREQFIEKVWEWKAESGGTITGQLRRLGCSMDWSREQFTMDPHFTKAVVKVFVDLHRQGLIYRDKRLVNWDPKLKTAISDLEVETREIQGHFWHFRYPLSDGSGHITVATTRPETMLADMAVAVNPNDERYKPLLERGATVTLPITGREIPIVADEHADPELGSGAVKITPGHDFNDFEVGKRAGIEARDMLNMLDAEAKVCQTADGLIPHPFLGLDRFEARAAVVAEMKELGLLIPHVTKDKEGNPVEHDAEPRTIATPYGDRGGVVIEPWLTDQWYVDAATLAIPPMEAVRNGSIEIVPKSWEKTFFNWMENIQPWCVSRQLWWGHRIPAWYSEDGEIFVAETEEEAQALAGNKALTRDSDVLDTWFSSALWPFATLGWPDQDSALLAKHYPNDLLVSGFDILFFWDARMAMQGIHFMKEVPWKRLYLHGLVRAADGQKMSKSKGNVVDPLGLIDQYGADALRFFMTAMESQGRDVKMDEKRVEGYRNFATKLWNAARFCQANGIIGGIVGREGSIAAPKATSAVNRWIIGEVVETVAALDRAMADLRFDAAANAIYHFVWNQFCDWYIELIKGQFDDETKAVAGWVLDQILVMLHPFMPFVTEELWSKTGERAHELIVAAWPAPEAAVDAGAKAEVEWLIALVGNLRGAKAELGISPGARLSAYLADPSAETRAIIERNPAVVDRLARLEPIRFEAAPAGAAMQVGAGDAMLAIPLEGVIDIAAEKARLEKALATSAKERDSLGKRLENPAFVEKAKPEAVEKAKADHAAHSAEAERLAAALARLG, encoded by the coding sequence ATGACCGACCAGATCGCAGAACCCGCTCTCGACAAGACCTTCGACCCCGCCGGGATCGAGGCCAAGTGGTACGCCCACTGGGAGCAGAACAACCTGTTCCGCCCCGAGCGTCCCGACGCGCAGCCCTTCACCATCGTCAACCCGCCACCGAACGTCACGGGATCGCTGCACATCGGCCACGCGCTCGACAACACGCTGCAGGACGTGGTGATCCGCTACGAGCGCCTGCGCGGCAAGGATGCACTGTGGGTGGTCGGCACCGACCACGCGGGCATCGCGACGCAGATGGTGGTCGAGCGCCAGATGGAAGCGAAGCAGGACAAGCGCACCAACTACACGCGCGAGCAGTTCATCGAGAAGGTCTGGGAATGGAAGGCCGAAAGCGGCGGCACCATCACCGGCCAGCTGCGCCGCCTCGGCTGCTCGATGGACTGGAGCCGCGAGCAGTTCACCATGGACCCGCATTTCACGAAGGCCGTGGTCAAGGTCTTCGTCGACCTGCACAGGCAGGGCCTGATCTACCGCGACAAGCGGCTGGTGAACTGGGATCCCAAGCTCAAGACCGCGATCAGCGACCTTGAGGTTGAGACGCGCGAGATTCAGGGCCACTTCTGGCACTTCCGCTATCCGCTGTCCGACGGCTCGGGCCACATCACCGTCGCCACCACGCGCCCGGAGACGATGCTGGCCGACATGGCCGTCGCGGTGAACCCGAACGACGAGCGCTACAAGCCGCTGCTGGAGCGCGGGGCCACAGTCACCCTGCCGATCACGGGCCGCGAGATCCCCATCGTCGCCGACGAGCACGCCGACCCGGAACTGGGCTCGGGTGCGGTGAAGATCACCCCGGGGCATGATTTCAACGACTTCGAGGTCGGCAAGCGCGCCGGGATCGAGGCGCGCGACATGCTCAACATGCTCGATGCCGAGGCGAAGGTCTGCCAGACCGCCGACGGCCTTATCCCGCACCCCTTCCTCGGCCTCGACCGCTTCGAGGCGCGCGCCGCCGTGGTCGCGGAGATGAAGGAGCTGGGCCTCCTGATCCCGCACGTCACCAAGGACAAGGAAGGCAACCCGGTCGAGCACGACGCCGAGCCGCGCACCATCGCGACGCCCTACGGCGACCGCGGCGGCGTGGTGATCGAGCCGTGGCTGACCGACCAGTGGTACGTCGATGCCGCCACCCTCGCCATCCCGCCTATGGAAGCGGTGCGCAACGGCTCGATCGAGATCGTCCCGAAGTCGTGGGAGAAGACCTTCTTCAACTGGATGGAGAACATCCAGCCGTGGTGCGTCAGCCGCCAGCTCTGGTGGGGCCACCGCATCCCGGCGTGGTACTCGGAAGACGGCGAGATTTTCGTCGCCGAGACCGAGGAAGAGGCGCAGGCCCTTGCCGGCAACAAGGCGCTGACCCGCGACAGCGACGTGCTGGATACGTGGTTCTCCTCGGCCCTGTGGCCTTTCGCCACGCTGGGCTGGCCCGATCAGGACTCGGCGCTGCTCGCCAAGCATTACCCGAACGACCTGCTCGTCTCGGGCTTCGACATCCTGTTCTTCTGGGATGCGCGCATGGCGATGCAGGGTATTCACTTCATGAAGGAAGTGCCGTGGAAGCGGCTCTACCTGCATGGTCTGGTACGCGCCGCCGACGGGCAGAAAATGTCGAAGTCCAAGGGCAACGTCGTCGATCCGCTGGGCCTCATCGACCAGTACGGCGCCGACGCGCTGCGCTTCTTCATGACCGCCATGGAGAGCCAGGGCCGCGACGTGAAGATGGATGAGAAGCGCGTCGAGGGGTATCGCAACTTCGCCACGAAGCTGTGGAACGCCGCGCGCTTCTGCCAGGCTAATGGGATCATTGGCGGCATCGTCGGCCGCGAAGGCTCGATCGCCGCGCCCAAGGCGACTTCGGCGGTCAACCGCTGGATCATCGGCGAAGTGGTCGAGACCGTCGCCGCGCTTGACAGGGCGATGGCCGACCTGCGCTTCGACGCCGCCGCCAACGCGATCTACCACTTCGTCTGGAACCAGTTCTGCGACTGGTACATCGAACTCATCAAGGGTCAGTTCGATGACGAGACCAAGGCCGTCGCCGGTTGGGTGCTCGACCAGATCCTCGTCATGCTTCACCCCTTCATGCCCTTCGTCACCGAAGAGCTGTGGAGCAAGACCGGCGAGCGCGCGCACGAACTGATCGTCGCCGCATGGCCCGCGCCCGAGGCTGCGGTGGACGCCGGGGCCAAGGCCGAAGTCGAATGGCTGATCGCCCTCGTCGGCAACCTGCGCGGCGCCAAGGCCGAACTCGGCATCTCGCCGGGCGCGCGCCTCTCCGCCTACCTCGCCGATCCCTCGGCCGAGACGCGCGCGATCATCGAGCGCAACCCGGCCGTCGTGGACCGCCTCGCCCGCCTTGAGCCCATCCGCTTCGAGGCGGCTCCGGCAGGGGCTGCGATGCAGGTCGGCGCAGGCGATGCGATGCTGGCGATCCCGCTCGAAGGCGTGATCGACATCGCCGCCGAGAAGGCCCGTCTGGAAAAGGCGCTGGCGACTTCGGCCAAGGAACGCGACTCGCTGGGCAAGCGCCTCGAAAACCCCGCCTTCGTCGAGAAGGCCAAGCCCGAAGCGGTCGAGAAGGCCAAGGCCGACCACGCCGCCCACTCCGCCGAAGCGGAGCGGCTCGCGGCGGCGCTGGCGAGGCTCGGGTAA
- a CDS encoding 7-carboxy-7-deazaguanine synthase QueE, with protein sequence MTLTLATTTPGQPEIFASLQGEGPSMGRPSTFVRLSRCNLACQWCDTAYTWRFTGDNRFHRDDLAFERQENQVKMEEAELAQAVADLVPDRLVITGGEPLLQGAALARMVAALDEIRPGMHVEIETNSTVAPHAALDARVNQYNVSPKLAHSGNPADLALLPDRLAAWAAEPRAFFKFVVAKPEDLDEVMALQQAYTIPGNRLFLMPEGRSSDVIRERSGWLADFCSTNGLRFTDRLHIHLWGDTRGT encoded by the coding sequence ATGACCCTCACCTTAGCCACCACCACCCCCGGCCAGCCGGAAATCTTCGCCTCGCTGCAGGGCGAAGGCCCGTCCATGGGCCGCCCGAGCACGTTCGTGCGCCTGTCGCGCTGCAACCTCGCGTGCCAGTGGTGCGACACTGCCTACACATGGCGCTTCACCGGCGACAACCGCTTCCACCGCGACGACCTCGCCTTCGAGCGGCAGGAAAACCAGGTGAAGATGGAGGAGGCGGAACTGGCGCAGGCGGTGGCCGATCTCGTCCCCGACCGCCTCGTCATCACCGGCGGCGAGCCGCTGCTGCAAGGCGCGGCGCTGGCCCGCATGGTCGCCGCGCTCGACGAGATCCGTCCCGGCATGCATGTCGAGATCGAGACGAACTCCACCGTCGCGCCGCACGCCGCGCTCGACGCGCGGGTGAACCAGTACAACGTCAGCCCCAAGCTGGCGCACAGCGGCAACCCCGCCGACCTCGCCCTGCTGCCCGACCGCCTTGCGGCATGGGCCGCCGAACCGCGCGCCTTCTTCAAGTTCGTGGTGGCGAAGCCCGAAGACCTCGACGAAGTCATGGCGCTGCAACAGGCTTACACCATCCCCGGCAACCGCCTGTTCCTGATGCCAGAGGGCCGCTCCAGCGATGTCATCCGGGAACGGTCAGGCTGGCTGGCGGATTTCTGCTCGACTAATGGACTGCGCTTCACCGACCGCTTGCACATCCACCTCTGGGGCGACACGAGAGGGACATGA
- a CDS encoding MATE family efflux transporter codes for MNEASPIPLCEDSSTADKPQEEAAARPAMRGDLTKGPILKTLLFFSIPMLVSNVLQTLNGSVNAIWVGRLLGESALAATANANIVMFLVFAAVFGFGMATTVRVGQHFGARDIEAARRTFGTGVGFCILISIATGVIGWFGAGALLDALGTPAVSRTDALDYLRVIFITLPLATVNMMVSMGMRGVGDSKTPLYAMIIAVVLDIAFNPLLIIGVGPLPTLGVAGSAIATALANTAGMLFQIWVIYRKDLPLRLRGAELGYLSPRGEDLHYVLAKGLPMGAQMLIVSSAGLIMISLINREGLNAAAAYGASLQLWNYLQMPAFAIGSAVSAMVAQSLGAGDHGRVDKVTTIGLVTNLVMSSALAALIVGFDRPLLALFLGGNSPAMPIAEHIQLVCTSSFVIVSITMILTGTMRAYGAVVAPLVILFVGLYPGRLGFYALARPLIGSDAVWWAFPVGSGLTVLISLGYYRWGKWRAAFKL; via the coding sequence ATGAACGAAGCATCGCCCATCCCGCTGTGCGAGGACAGCTCGACCGCCGACAAGCCGCAGGAGGAAGCCGCCGCGCGCCCCGCGATGCGCGGTGATCTCACCAAGGGACCGATCCTGAAGACGCTGCTGTTCTTCTCGATCCCGATGCTGGTCTCGAACGTCCTCCAGACGCTGAACGGATCGGTCAACGCGATCTGGGTCGGCCGCCTGCTGGGCGAGAGCGCGCTGGCGGCGACGGCTAACGCCAACATCGTGATGTTCCTCGTCTTCGCCGCCGTGTTCGGCTTCGGCATGGCGACCACCGTGCGCGTCGGCCAGCACTTCGGCGCGCGCGACATCGAGGCGGCGCGGCGCACCTTCGGCACCGGCGTCGGCTTCTGCATCCTGATCTCGATCGCCACCGGGGTGATCGGCTGGTTCGGGGCGGGCGCGCTGCTCGATGCGCTCGGCACGCCCGCCGTCAGCCGCACCGACGCGCTCGATTACCTGCGCGTGATCTTCATCACGCTGCCGCTCGCCACCGTGAACATGATGGTGTCGATGGGCATGCGCGGCGTCGGCGATTCCAAGACGCCGCTCTACGCGATGATCATCGCGGTCGTGCTCGACATCGCATTCAACCCGCTGCTCATCATCGGCGTCGGCCCGTTGCCGACGCTGGGCGTCGCGGGCTCGGCCATCGCCACCGCGCTCGCCAACACGGCGGGGATGCTGTTCCAGATCTGGGTGATCTACCGCAAGGATCTGCCGCTGCGCCTGCGCGGCGCCGAACTCGGCTACCTCAGCCCGCGCGGCGAGGACTTGCACTATGTGCTGGCCAAGGGCCTGCCGATGGGCGCGCAGATGCTCATCGTATCGTCGGCGGGCCTCATCATGATCAGCCTCATCAACCGCGAGGGGCTGAACGCCGCTGCCGCCTACGGCGCATCGCTCCAGCTGTGGAACTACCTCCAGATGCCCGCCTTCGCGATCGGCTCCGCGGTCAGCGCAATGGTCGCGCAGTCGCTGGGCGCGGGGGACCATGGCCGCGTCGACAAGGTGACGACGATCGGCCTCGTCACCAACCTCGTGATGTCGAGCGCGCTGGCCGCGCTGATCGTTGGCTTCGACCGTCCGCTGCTCGCGCTGTTCCTCGGCGGCAACAGCCCGGCGATGCCGATCGCCGAGCACATCCAGCTCGTCTGCACGAGTTCGTTCGTGATCGTCTCGATCACCATGATCCTCACCGGCACGATGCGCGCCTACGGCGCCGTCGTCGCCCCGCTGGTGATCCTGTTCGTCGGGCTCTATCCGGGGCGCCTCGGGTTCTACGCCCTCGCCCGCCCGCTGATCGGCAGCGACGCGGTCTGGTGGGCCTTCCCGGTGGGCTCCGGCCTGACGGTGCTGATCTCGCTCGGCTACTACCGCTGGGGCAAGTGGCGGGCGGCTTTCAAGCTCTGA